AAGCccaggaatgggaatgggaatggccCATTCCCATACAATCTATTTGTTTCAAATATTAAGCGCAGGAATCGGAATTCTAAACCCCCCGGAATGGGAATGGCCCATTCCTTATCAAACCCAGGtcaatcattcccattccttacctaaattttgtttcaaaaaaaaaaaacaacgaTCGCCGCTTCTGCAACGACTCTTCTCTGGTACACCATTCTCACAACTCCGCTACTGCCACCGTCGCTGATCCACCACCATCGTCGCTGCTCCACCACCATAGCTGCTCCGCTACTGCCATCGTTGCTCTAATACAACCGTCGCTGATCCACCACCGTCGCTGTTCCACCACCATGGCTGCTTCGCTACTGCCATCGTTGCTCTAGTACCACCATCGCTACTCCAGCACCACCGTGGCTGCTCCACCACCATAGCTGCCCGTGTCCTGCTGCTGCTTCACTCCCGCTGCCACTTCTCTTTCTCAGGTATGCAGTTATTATTCTTTCATTCTGATAATCATCAAgctttatcttttaaattagaACTTCATGTTGTACATTACCgttattttatagttattttatatCTTGTATTTGAACTTTGATGGGCTTATAGTAGCTAGTTCATCTCTAATCTAAATCACAAGGATGTATGAATTTCTTGAATAGAGATTTAACTGAATAGTGTCATAGTTACTCTTGGAAATTTGATGCGAGTATTGATACAGTTGTTTAAAGTTTAATTTCAACTTTAAGTGCAAGAATTACGCTTACATATGGCTGTTTAACTAGGATTGCATCAAGAAAATAGAGGTAGTACGTAGTATGTGTTATTTAGCTGTGTTGTACCTTAGGTCAATGCTCCCAGTAATCCACCGAATCCACTCTCGAATGTTATATGAATTGCTATACAATTTACCAGCCATGTTGTTCTTAAGAATCTGTCGCTATACTACCTACTGATCAACATTATGGAGTTTAGATTGTAAGACCTTTACTAATTTACAAATTGACCAATTCACTTCCTTCTTCCTTTATGTTGTTCTCAGTGTGAATTTGATCTTTTCAACTAATTGCATTTAGTTACCAAATCCATGTAATCCAGTACTGTTTTAACTAGTctttgtgtttatgtttgtgtttATTTTAAGGAAAAATTTGCTAGTTGAAGTTCATTTTGAGTGTATGATTGCAGTCTTATTGATTTTAGTAGTCATTTTGAGTGTATAGTGTGTGGTTTAATGATTTTGATACAAATCTGAATgtacattaattattaatttttactgatattaatttttgttatttatagaAATGCCTCATTTAGGACTCTcattaaaaagaaaacagaaTTCCCGACGACTTCACTTCATGATAATCATTATAACTGTAGTTTTTACCATGTACGTGAATTGGTATATGATGGGTGCAACTATTTTTAGTAGACGTCAATTAAGAGATAAGAAAAAGGATAGAAAGAGACATCGATTTGAGAATATATGTAGGCTAATAAAAGACAGTGATGATATGTGTAAGAGTGAACTTCGCATGGATAGACGCACATTTTTTATTCTTTGCGAGATGCTTAGGGATATTGGAGGTTTACAATCGACCCGAAATATGTCATTGGAAgaaattgtttcaatttttctatatGTTTTAGCTCATCATCAGAAGAATAGGACAATGTGTACTTATTTCATAAGAAGTGGAGAATCTGTGAGTAGACATTTTAACCGTTGTTTGAAGGCTGTCCTGAAATTGCACGGTGAACTATTAAAAAAGCCTACACCGATAACCGATGATTGCAACGATGATAGATGGAAATGCTTTAaggtatataaaaaaatcatttttttctacTGTAACAGTTATGTTATATACATTGTTATGATTTATCGATGTGCTATTTTTTCTGTAGAATTGTCTCGGAGCATTAGATGGTACTTACATTAATGTGACAGCACCCGTTGAGGAAAGATCTAGATATCGAACAAGAAAAGGAAACATAGCAATGAACGTTTTAGGTGTTTGTTCACCTGATATGCAATTCATCTATCGCATAAGGTGGGCTTGCTTTATTTAGACAACATAGATAATTTGAGTTGCAAATCAAATGCTGCGATTTGGATCACGTTGTTTTGTAGAAATTCTTTATTTACTGGCTGTTTTACCTTAGGTTGTATTTACTTTCTCATTAGTTTGGAAAACTTGTGTTTACTCGATTAGCAACGAATCCGTGTAGTAGAAGCCAAGAATCTTGAGATTAAAGTTTATTGAATGGAGTTGGCTTGAGTTATCTTACCATCTCGGCTCATGTCATGTATTTGCTTTGTTTGAATGCTTGATAATATGTCGAGTGTTTAATATTTTGTTGGTTTTATTATcttatatattttgtaatttgattcatttaaattttaattgtatttacAGGTTGATTACTCCAAGGCTATTAACAACGTTTTCGAGTGtttgaatttcaaaattatcatgtattttttttagtttatggaTTAGAACGATGTTGATTAAAACTTTGATGTTTGTGTTATAAACAAATTATTCTAGACATATTTCTAATGAATGATTTAATtgcaatttataaaaattatgtactttaattatctttttttttttgtgtaatttttaaatttttagaggcataattaattattttttatagattaaaACGATGTTGATTAAAATGTTGATGTTTgtgttataaataaattattcttaacatatatttttaataacaaTTTATGTTAATAACAATTTATGAAAATTGTGGATTTTaattatctataattttttacgtaaatttttaatttttttgagacAAGTAATAATAGagttaaaaagtaaaattgattctcattcccattcccattgtAAATTATTGCCAAACAAACACATCCTAATGaaatcattcccattccttgGTGGAACCAAACaacaggctaataatcaccgacggtcctcgacctttgctCTAAACTTccgtaaaccccccaacctttcaaaagcttccctaaaccccccaacctttatggcggcgctcattcacggtccttatggacgaaaatacccctaagcGCCGTCTTTTTTTGGCGGCtacaattcttaaaaaaaaaaaagacggcgccacgtgtcatctgacatgtggcaaaatatctaaaaaaaattgaaaaaccccaaaacacccttacaactattaaaatttaattaaaacaaaaataaaaaatcaaagcaaatcAACCCATTC
This region of Mercurialis annua linkage group LG1-X, ddMerAnnu1.2, whole genome shotgun sequence genomic DNA includes:
- the LOC126665926 gene encoding uncharacterized protein LOC126665926 encodes the protein MIIIITVVFTMYVNWYMMGATIFSRRQLRDKKKDRKRHRFENICRLIKDSDDMCKSELRMDRRTFFILCEMLRDIGGLQSTRNMSLEEIVSIFLYVLAHHQKNRTMCTYFIRSGESVSRHFNRCLKAVLKLHGELLKKPTPITDDCNDDRWKCFKNCLGALDGTYINVTAPVEERSRYRTRKGNIAMNVLGVCSPDMQFIYRIRWACFI